In the genome of bacterium, the window AGGATGTTCCCAGATAAGCCGCTGACTAAGAAGCCTCTCGAAGTTCGTATGGGTAACGGTAAGGGCGCTCCGGAAGTATGGGTTTCAGAAATCCGTGCTGGCCGTGTGATGTACGAAATTAAGGGTGTAACTAAAGCAGTTGCTCAAGAAGCACTTGAGCTTGCGAGTGCTAAACTCCCAATTAAAACGAAATTTATTTCGCGAGTGCAATAGAAAGCACGGGGACTAACGAGGAAGAAGATTATGAAACGTAGTGTGGAAAAATCAGATCTAAGAGGGCTTGCCGCCGAAGACTTGGCTAATAAAATTAGCTCAATGCAAGAAGAGTTAATGAAGTTAAATTTCCGTAAGTCATCTGGTCAACTTGCCTCAGGTGTTCCAATGCGTAACTTGCGTCGCCGCATTGCACGGGCAAAGACGGTGCAACGTGAGGCTCGAACGCAGGCCTAGTTTTAGAGCGGATTAAACGCGGGGATATTTATGACAGTAACAACAGAAAATTCAGAAACAGCACGGGCACTAAAGAAAACCCGTGAAGGTTATGTAACCAGCAATAAAATGACCAAGACGGTGGTGGTCAGCGTATTAACAAAAAAACGCCATGCTGATTACGGAAAGTTTGTAAGCCGCACAAAAAAATACGTTGCGCATGATGAGCGTAGCGAATGCCAAGTCGGAGACCGCGTGAGAATCGTTGAGTCTCGTCCACTTAGTAAGACTAAGCGTTGGCGCGTGCAGGCAATCGTCGAGAAGGCAGTTTAGATTTTAGTTTAGAGTTAAGGCTCTTGAGGAGTTAGTCATGATTCAGACATTCACAAATTTGGAAGTAGCCGACAATAGCGGCGCCAAGAAAGTGATGTGTATTAAGGTGCTAGGCGGAACACGCCGTCGCTATGCGGGCATTGGTGACATCATTGTGGTCGCTGTAAAAGAGGCGATCCCCAATGGAAAAATCAAGAAGGGGGATGTGCACCGCGCTGTAGTTGTCAGAACTTCCCGCGAAGTCCCACGTGCGGACGGATCGTATATTCGCTTCGATGAAAATGCTGCAGTTTTAATTGACAAGCAAAAAGAATTAATTGGGAACCGTATCTTTGGACCAGTAGCGCGTGAGTTGCGGGGCAAAGATTTTATGAAAATTATTTCACTTGCACCGGAGGTGCTGTAGTTTATGAAACGCGGATCAGGGGAATTAAAGCCACGAGCTCAACAACTCACTGCGCTGAAGAAAGGCGATATGGTGATGGTCATTGCTGGTGGCAATTCTAAGACTAAAAAATTGCTTAAAGGTGAGCGCGGTAAAATTCTCAGAATTTTACCTAAGAATCAGCGTGTGA includes:
- a CDS encoding 50S ribosomal protein L29, which codes for MKRSVEKSDLRGLAAEDLANKISSMQEELMKLNFRKSSGQLASGVPMRNLRRRIARAKTVQREARTQA
- the rpsQ gene encoding 30S ribosomal protein S17, which produces MTVTTENSETARALKKTREGYVTSNKMTKTVVVSVLTKKRHADYGKFVSRTKKYVAHDERSECQVGDRVRIVESRPLSKTKRWRVQAIVEKAV
- the rplN gene encoding 50S ribosomal protein L14, encoding MIQTFTNLEVADNSGAKKVMCIKVLGGTRRRYAGIGDIIVVAVKEAIPNGKIKKGDVHRAVVVRTSREVPRADGSYIRFDENAAVLIDKQKELIGNRIFGPVARELRGKDFMKIISLAPEVL
- the rplP gene encoding 50S ribosomal protein L16, with protein sequence MAFGDFGLMALEPAWITNRQIEAARIAMTRFIKRGGKIWIRMFPDKPLTKKPLEVRMGNGKGAPEVWVSEIRAGRVMYEIKGVTKAVAQEALELASAKLPIKTKFISRVQ